From Anaerohalosphaeraceae bacterium, one genomic window encodes:
- a CDS encoding type II secretion system protein — protein MKQHRQIQHGFTLLEILMAMVILGAAAAGVFLPFVSAAQVQREAVCQVLAAQLASNLMEEIVSTSFEEIKTRWNGYMEAEGQVKNASGAVFSDPIYKGFARSVLVGTVQINDTECLMASVRVDYKGRQMVRLQSLIAP, from the coding sequence ATGAAACAACATAGGCAGATACAACACGGTTTTACCCTGCTGGAGATACTGATGGCGATGGTCATCCTCGGCGCGGCAGCGGCGGGGGTGTTTTTGCCTTTTGTGAGTGCGGCCCAGGTACAACGGGAGGCGGTCTGCCAGGTGCTGGCGGCTCAACTGGCCTCCAACCTGATGGAAGAGATTGTCAGTACGTCTTTTGAGGAAATCAAGACACGCTGGAATGGTTATATGGAAGCGGAGGGACAGGTCAAAAACGCATCCGGTGCGGTGTTTTCTGATCCAATTTACAAAGGATTTGCCCGTTCGGTTTTGGTGGGAACTGTCCAGATAAACGATACAGAATGTCTGATGGCTTCTGTTCGTGTGGACTATAAGGGACGGCAAATGGTCCGTCTTCAATCTCTGATAGCCCCCTGA
- a CDS encoding prepilin-type N-terminal cleavage/methylation domain-containing protein, with product MVCQTRKNSGFTLIELVMGMLIAGVVLLAAATFSFAMRQGQETTELMFNGPAAVRGASIRITDLVHRAYSLQQNGTTVTIQSQTGTSTLAVSGTTLNLDEKPLLRNCSGLSLEVRNGRLLIVRFKMQAETGWRDYEICAAARCRSGE from the coding sequence ATGGTTTGTCAAACGAGAAAAAACAGCGGTTTTACCCTGATTGAACTGGTGATGGGGATGCTCATCGCCGGTGTTGTTTTGCTGGCGGCGGCGACCTTTTCGTTTGCGATGCGGCAGGGGCAGGAAACCACTGAGCTGATGTTCAATGGTCCGGCAGCCGTTCGCGGGGCCTCCATCCGTATTACCGACCTGGTTCACCGTGCCTATTCCCTCCAGCAAAACGGCACGACGGTGACGATTCAAAGTCAGACAGGGACATCGACTCTGGCCGTCAGTGGGACGACGTTGAATCTGGATGAAAAACCTCTGCTGAGGAATTGCAGCGGATTAAGTCTGGAGGTTCGAAACGGCCGTCTTCTGATCGTGCGGTTCAAGATGCAGGCGGAGACAGGCTGGCGGGATTACGAAATTTGTGCGGCGGCACGCTGCCGAAGCGGGGAATAA